TCGCCTTGATGAAAATCCTTatgctaggtcccttgtgatagttgtttcagggacgtaaagtgaggataatgggaataaGTAATTGGTTTATTGTTGGTAgatgaaattaatataattatttattgtgggttgaaaatcttatttgctcaccagactcccaagcctgacccactcagttttctttgtattacaggtaatcagagcataagttggatgacttggcaagatattttggattatagatcagcagttatatataactgttgtaaggtctatttagtACTGTTTATTcttttggtctatatcggaacatgacatcccgagattttgttatataatgaaaatacatttctttaagaaatgttttgacaaatttttatcatattttgttttgggaacaaattctgcaactcttttaatcaaatgattactttgattttattttaaagcataaattaaatcggtcttttctggccgtgaaattgggatgtcatatatatatatatatatatatatatatatatatatatatatatatatatatatatatatatatatatatatatatcaaaattttatttgTCATAATTCGTTTTTATGACTTCAATTTTATTGCAGTTTTTTTCCAAATACCTATTTTTACAATATAACATTTTTACTTTAGtttcatgtattttttttttcaaaatttatgtttacaacttcgtttttttttttctatattttcatAATATTCTTTTAGAGCCTCATATAGTTATTTTACCAATTAGGTGTCAATATTAAACTACATATTTATTAACCTAAGTGATAATTCTAGAATTAGTTATTTATCATGCATCCAGTAATATTGCATAATTAAAAACTTTCTTATATAAATGTTTACCTATTACAATAATACAACTTTTCACATATGTTTCTCaaacaaaaaaatcatttttctatTCTTGTTTTGTTGTTGGTTTTTCTGTTGATCCACATATGATTCGATTATGTTTACTCTATGAATATCCAACTTGATAACAATAACTATTCATATTGTAAGTTATGTAATGATTATTTTTTTAGAACATATGTGAGATATTCTTACGGGTGTAATAGGTAAACTATCAAATGAGAAACCTATTAATTGTGGAATGTAGATGCGTGAGAAATTGATAATTCTAGGATCACCATATGTGTTAATAATTATGTAGTTCAATCATCTACATCTAATTGTCGAAGCAAATATAAgaagtttttaaaatattttgtcgaaaaccatataaaaacaaagaaaaaaagaaGTAAAatggattttgaaaaagaaaatatgaaaacAAAGTAAAAGAGTTAAATTGTACAAATAGATTATAGACTTCGTAAAAATGAActtataaaaataatactataAATTAAGATATAAAGACCAAAGTTAAAAAACAAATCGTGAGAAGcatgtaaaaacaaaataaaaatgaagttataaaaagaaaacatttaaaaaatacatatataaaactaatgaaCACAATTTCTAAAGTTTGGTAGCTAATTATAGTCTAAAAAATTTTCAGTAAGCAAAAAACAAAGTTTCAAGACCTTAGATAGCCCAAAAAATATGGAAACCTATTATTTCAGGTTATAGTGAACATTTTGCTAcaaaattaaaacttaattaaccttttaaaacttaaaacaaGTTAAATGACCAAATAAACAAAAAACCAAAGTTGTAGCAATCAAATATGAATATTTATAATTGAttcacaaaaataagaaaaatatgagCTAAGATGGGTCATTATGGGAAACGATGTTAGTCGTTATGTTGACGTGGAAGGCGCGCAACGATGTTGTAATGCAGGTACACCGCCCCAACTATGTCGTTAGCGGGCATTATGTGGTCTCCAGTTACGATGATAACGAGAGGCAACGCCTCTTTTTCGAATGTATCGTTCATATGACCGTTTGGAAGGGtcaaaagcaattaaaaaaattgttatttattttttccatataaatacacacatatatacccaattttttttctctctttcttttattttatttaaaaatatatgtacATAAAAATCAGCCACGTTTTTTCATTCCACCAAATATGGAACAAAACCCGAACACCCCTCCTCTAAATAAAAACACATCCGCTCGATGGGGTTCGCACAATACGAGAGTTATATGAACCTACTCAACACAAACTCACTACAAATACCATTTCAAAGAAACTTTTTTAATCCCAACTCACCTTAATGCAATTTCTTACATCGCTTTACATCCAAAAAAACCCTAAACTTCAACAAAACCTTTTGAGTACTTTCGCTTCCATGCCACAAACAACCACATAACCACCACACACACAACCAACACAAGAAATTGTTCTCGAAACACAAGCGGAAGGCGGATGGAAAAGGAGAATGAAAGGGAATTCAGTCCCGAAAATTGTAGAAGAACCACCACTACGGTGGACACCACACCGGAGTAGTAGACAATGGCAAAGGCATGGTGCGGGATTTTAAAGAATCCAACCATAGAAAATGATATGCAAAGAGTTGGGTTTTGGGAAGTCGTGCTTGGAAATCCCACACGATTTTAAAGAAACAACCATATTGTAATATCGATATGCTTAGTAGCAAATGGACTCTGAGCAGTCGTTGGTGCACCAAGTTCAATGAGATTTTCATGAGACTAGAACCCCAAAAGCAAAATGGTGCGAAtgatttgatgtgttcaaagCCGTGAGAAAACAATATCATGTCGAAATGGGGCACGCTTTCAAGTTTGAAAAAATATGGAAGAATGTCAGAAAAGATCCAAAATGGATTAAGACGCAAACATTATCATAGGCACAATCAAAGAGGTCTCGTAATTCTAGTTTGTTTGACGTTTCCGACGCACGAACTAACATCGAATTCAACGCTGACACGGATGGCATCCCCGACGACATCGAAAAGATCTACCCCCCACCCCCACGCCAACCGGTTGGGCACGACAAAGCGAATCGCGCTCAATGACACGCAGACGAAGCCGAGAGAAGGGCACAAAAGTTGACGAAAATGAAAGCAAAGTTCGACCAACACAATGTAATAGTACAACAAAAGGTTGATGTGCAACGTAAACACTTGGAGTTTCTTCGTAAGCAAGCAGAGAAAAATAAAATAACGAATGATTTAACAATTCTACAGACTAGCGAATAAAATATGAGACTATGACAAGTGCCAATGTTCCGAAAAATGAAGGAGACGATCGAAAATAAATATTTGGATGACTAGTatattgtttttatgtttttaggACTGTTCTTTTGCgttcaatgtttttttttataatgttattttttgtttttaaatgttaTGATGAATTAAGTATTTAACTAAAttgcatgttttttttaataatcaaacgtgaataaaaaaacaaattcaaaatataataaatcaaaaatcaaaaatccaaaaaagaaaaaaaaaataaaaaataaaatgatgataCGGCAAGTTGAAGGTGTTATTGTAAATCCCTTCACTGCTGTCTACACCTACtagtttaataaaaaaatgtttttttaacggttttgattaattattattataagaccCAGTATCACTAGCCATAGAAGCATTTTGTTGATCCAAATTAATAAGGGATTTTAAATTAGTGGGACTGTAAAGTCGTCTCAAAATTCTGCACGATCGTTAAACGCTTCTTCAACGTGATTGTTTCGGGTGGCAAGAATCCTGCCGATCTTTTCGCCAATTGTCGATCGCCATGCTAGTGTCTGTATATTACttgtaattatatttatatatttcatTTACTTTGATTGTACGTTTTATATCTATGGCAACGACTATTAAAGAAGTTCCATATTTCAAGTTTTTCCTGCATCAATCTATCAATCTACTACAACTCTCGACATTCTCAGTACTCCGAAAACATGTCGACGGACCTCAATATTCCTAACCAAAATACATGCTCCCACCCCACAGCCATTAATGGCGAAAACCCAATCTCAAACGAACAAGAACACGTCCACAACAAGCTCAATGGAAAGGTAAACGACATTGTTGCAACTCTACAGAAAGGCAAAGGTTGGAGGGGTCCTGAAATCTTTCTACACAAAGGTTTCTGGTTGCCCCAAATGCTTATCAAGAGCTTATTAACGATCCACGAATACTTCCATCCAAAGCCAAACGACATATTCCTCGCAGCTTTCATGAAGTGTGGAACCACCTGGCTTAGAACTCTCATGTTCGCCACCGCCAACCGCCACCTTTACAAAATCTCcgatcatcctcttcatcacacCGGACCCCACAGTGTCTTCCCTTCCCTCGACGTTCAAATCTTTCTTGATCAGTATTCTGTAAGTAAGTTCGACAATCTCCCTTCCCCTCGACTGTTTGCCACACACTTTGCTCATGATTTGTTACCGACCTCGATGACATCATCATCCTCGACATGCAAGTTTGTGTACGTGTGTAGGGATCCAAAAGACGCACTCATTTCCAAGTGGCATTTCATGAGCAAAATCAGGTCGAAGGAACTCACACCCATTTCGTTTAATGAAGCTTACGAACTTTTCTGCAACGGGGTCTCCGAATACGGACCATTTTGGGAGCATGTGTTGGGGTACTGGAAAGCAAGCCAGGAATCACCTGAAAAGATCTTGTTCTTGAAGTATGAGGATATGAAGAAGGAACCATCTGTGGAGCTGAAGAAGTTGGCGGAGTTCATGGGAGTGCCTTTTACAACGGAGGAAGAGGAGGGAGGGGTGGTGGAAGAGATTGTGAAGCTGTGTAGTTTTGAGAATTTGAGTAACTTTGAGGTGAATAAGGATGGTGTTCAGATGTTTGGGGAGCATGTGGCCGTGGAGAATCGGAATTTTTTCAGGAAAGGAAAGGTGGGAGATTGGGAAAATTACTTGACAGAGGAGATGAGAGACCGGATTGATTCGATCACTGAAACCAGATTGAAAGATTCAGGTTTGGCACTAGGGCTCACCCAAAGAGCTTAATATTATTTGAagtttatgttttatttaataGGAGACCAAACCTTTTGAGTCATCGTTCTATTTCAATTTATGCATTTTAAACATTAGCATCAAGAAATTGtatgtggttttcaaaatgaaataaagacattattaaataaaataaaaactaagaTGAAATCAAAAGTGAGTGATGATACTTTAATATTACAttgccttttatatatatatatatatatatatatatatatatatatatatatatatatatatatatatatatatatatatatatatatatatatatatatatatatatatatatatatcacattaaTGAGATTGACTTAAATAAATTGAAAACATATTCAAGCTATTTCCATAGTGTATTtatttgtttacttcttttttgTACTGAGGTTTGTTAAAATAAAAGTTGTTAAAATCGATATTATATGTAgacaatatttttaattataactACAAAGGTTACCTTCGCTACATGGGGGCCAGAAGATTTCAATGTTGTTTCCGAATCGACAAAATGACAGACGAAGAAAGTGCAAGAATGAAAAGTCCGGGCTTTGCCCCAAACagtttttttcattttcatgaaaaaatgtaaaagttttgactgcaaggCCAGAAGTGTCAAAATGGTTAATGAATTAAAAGGGTTGGAATTAGAACTTTTTAGAAAAGGAATCagagttgtcaaaccgttaaagttttgtggacaaacattaaatattaaaaggttcctaagaagtgtaaaaatattgattgcaagGAACCAAAgtgaaaaatgtaaaagtttggactgcaaggaccagaagtatcaaaatggctaaaaaattAAAGGGGTAGAAATTACAAATtttttagaaaagggatcaaagttgtcaaaccgttaaagttttgtgaccaaactttaaatattaaaagatccctaaaaaatgtaaaaatattgattgcaagGACCAAAAGCGTCAAAATGGATAAAATAATACAATGACCAATTCTGCGAAAAAAATTGTAAGTTTACTATTCATTTTCTtcataacttttatatatatatatatatatatatatatatatatatatatatatatatatatatatatatttcttttacTTTATAATACCGCGACTTTAATATTAGATAAGGATTAAAAGGTAATacatatttgaaattttgatggaGATGAAGACTTTTGAAATTAATAGATCGTGTGATTAATTTtcgaatatgatattttgaatttATGAGTAGGTTATATGAAATCCAGATTATGAGGATAATTTTTTAATGACCAATTTCATATCAAGGCACCGATATCAGACCacgaattaaatttatataattcatatttttataattacCGAGCATTAGATCATTTAGTATCAAATGCTGATTTTATCCATAGCTTATGATAATTTTAACATAAATATCAGAAAATATtatttgaaaataatattttctataataatttTGTTAGTAAAATGAAATTATGGACATAAATAAGGTATGGCGATCAGCGAGACCCCCAAAGAGCTCTATAGGAGCTCTTAGATCCCGCTAGGGGTGGTACCACTAGGGCTCAGCAAGAGGGTGCAACCCTTCGTTGGAAACCACCACGATCACATTTGTCCCTCATGATGTTTCTCTCACTAGCTAGCTCTCTATCTCTCATCGCTGTAGAGTAACAGACCAAGAGCCGGAAAGATCTTCATTTCTTTAGGGTGGGTCGGAGTACATGAGACATGTTGAAGTTGTTTCAGCCGCAAGGTTTCAttaggtaactcgacgagtttaggagtctcaactcggcgagttgaccgctctggaggaaaccctaattttagggttttgcaccctatttaaacaccttaagtcccagGTGATGGCCTAATTTCCAGGCTCCAAAGTCCCTAACACTAATCTCGAAACCATAAAGCCTTTTTGAGTGTTGTAAGCCCTTTGAGAGTGTATTTTGGTGTGTttgaagccattggaagaaggagaagcttggtgcaaggtggtgcTTCAAGTTGGAGCCTTGAAGATTTTAATTCTTTGCTTCATTTCCAGCACATTTATggtataaagttctaaccttGCTTAATGTTTGATAAGATCTCTTTTGGGTTAGTTTTGAGGCTTTTAGCCATGTTTTGGTGGTTGGTGGGGTTGAAGGTCGTCCCAAGTGCTATTCTTCCAAATCCATGGTCTTCTTGAGCTCTTttagcataaaggtgccaactttatggtctcaAGGGCTCCATGCATGCATAAACTCCATCTTATGGCTTCTTTTGAACATTTGAGTCTCTTCCAAGCATATTTGagagtaaagttggaaaatttacgtgTGTTTGTAGCCTTTAAGGACCAGATCTGTATTTTGGGGCCTTGTCCTGGTGAATACGTGCTTATTGTTAAAGCcttcgaaatccgagttataacaaagaggTTATGGTCcgttgaagttttacggcaaaacaggcacggcaccgggagacgtcaatagtgaatttacgatggaggactttttagcctaagAAATCTAAACAAcagttttagtatacgttaaaccgagaacatagaaaaaaagaacgcccaaatctgacttcgtatgagcaagttatgaattttctaagatttggcatagtagtgcacgacccgaaactcgaattttactTCGAGCgattttggcctacgcgacctaaatgtgagttgaatatctcattaataggaactcaacgataaaaagacagacgaaaacggagttcgtatgaaggagttacgaattcttcgcggtcatttaacagtctaatctcctcctactgttaaatttaagatcggtcgagaattagccgacgagttaaaatgaaagttgtagatcttatttttacatacgcgtggatataatgaacgttaaaaacggaacacatatgcgaaagttatgaatttttgaaaatcggctgttTTCCAccgtgtgtgcgatgccacgtgtcagcaccaggctcaAACTTGGAGCCCAAGTTGGCTCATGAGGTGAGCATcataaaactcacgacgtgagtgaccCTCCAACCCCTGATAAATATTAGGTGAAACcctcttcattcctcacacctcccatCACTTCCCCCTCTTTTCTAGAACCTTTCTCTAGCCCGAAACCCCCCggaaagcctagggaacctccctagcacaatGCAGAAGCCCCAGAGTGCCCGAcgactccgagaagaagagcctttcggctcgggaacgcttgtgacaacccccaaatctattgccgttacaaatcccatcttcactaacggaatgcgtcgCTATATATTATTTTCTGTAATAATTGGAGTCGTCAATAAGCAAATATCTAGTTATTTATatgtcttgatattatcataagtaattataacttgtatgtgttaaccccgtttcaCCAAATAGAGTTATATaactttttcaaccacttcacccgggtaaaaagttttaaccccgttaaactttagcattgggtagccgtgtatcgggtgcaatacccgagacatATATAAGCAAATGGACACTACTTTTAAgctcttttaccacacattcactctctctcactactttctctctctagacccgaacccgactccaaaaccgcaaattccggcttccaaacatAAGGGTCTCTTCCCTATCTTGT
The genomic region above belongs to Lactuca sativa cultivar Salinas chromosome 4, Lsat_Salinas_v11, whole genome shotgun sequence and contains:
- the LOC111898730 gene encoding cytosolic sulfotransferase 5, encoding MSTDLNIPNQNTCSHPTAINGENPISNEQEHVHNKLNGKVNDIVATLQKGKGWRGPEIFLHKGFWLPQMLIKSLLTIHEYFHPKPNDIFLAAFMKCGTTWLRTLMFATANRHLYKISDHPLHHTGPHSVFPSLDVQIFLDQYSVSKFDNLPSPRLFATHFAHDLLPTSMTSSSSTCKFVYVCRDPKDALISKWHFMSKIRSKELTPISFNEAYELFCNGVSEYGPFWEHVLGYWKASQESPEKILFLKYEDMKKEPSVELKKLAEFMGVPFTTEEEEGGVVEEIVKLCSFENLSNFEVNKDGVQMFGEHVAVENRNFFRKGKVGDWENYLTEEMRDRIDSITETRLKDSGLALGLTQRA